Proteins encoded by one window of Xiphophorus couchianus chromosome 13, X_couchianus-1.0, whole genome shotgun sequence:
- the LOC114156224 gene encoding uncharacterized protein LOC114156224 isoform X2, with protein MDPGKSELLNSLEAYLNNKARLQPIIGLGTIIECVNVTSRVRETLYLCEVCACRLTKADMRNHIMGSHHRFNYIKACHPHSVSEWLGSPDLSKMAWPLMELAKVLEKKEGPGNVQLFEVQDELYQMMVTQSENHAVTLMKTLKQKQAELEIFSETKPLHYPVASQRVVLPARNQWEHPETSDRGDMKLFQISQQTEQKTPLQNISAPQLERVQMSAEASVVSESGDRFLEDFPRAKPVIGLIRVVEFRSEDGCSCCFLCHCCRIRSTKNDLIDHLTSSSHLVNYLMEIYPDQIQALGEVSEDDFQLQSLAAKVEEEEGRREMKIVNVPESICSQLTGKSYHWCLKMLSRGGEHSNLQQKRKAVIGLNKITPRHLPKKGFVAMPEQAKRVKPMKKKRKRTNTMFNVSLPIGEGELLLERRSFDTDHLYESSASPSSKSDLATSPSEVLETRSPIDSPVDIIDIQLELQTSQLEQQLYQEDTDSMSEKHITVTVFQGEDGYVGDNLPGLNKLRGSQECSSKDWTYEDLQAQNGGHFAAGAHSEEFSPFDSYYREGSCGTNIWYSSASAGAEREALRLERESNEIISSYEKQRQNQLPSWSDAGFHTGRVWEQQVPYLKDARINLETHSGDIPVYRGSFLLDPRGQVHETEQRQAQTYTKFTTDYHQTASQRYTTPSTALEFNPIQQRLMFHACYDASSRATQEALPRTTQGALLRTTQEALPRTTQGALLLTNQGPLLRTTQGALLRTNPNFMYPVTDGAGWGWTQADAFIQAGQSTCYTPSPEVYFSTGIPN; from the exons ATGGATCCAG GCAAAAGCGAGCTGCTGAACTCTCTGGAAGCATATCTGAACAACAAAGCCAGACTACAACCCATCATAG GCCTGGGCACCATTATAgagtgtgtgaatgtgactTCACGGGTCAGAGAGACATTGTACCTGTGTGAGGTGTGTGCATGCAGACTCACCAAAGCTGATATGCGGAACCACATAATGGGGAGTCACCACCGATTCAACTACATT AAAGCCTGTCACCCCCACTCAGTGTCTGAGTGGCTGGGCAGCCCTGACCTGTCTAAGATGGCTTGGCCTTTAATGGAGTTGGCTAAAGTGTTGGAGAAGAAAGAAGGACCAGGAAATGTTCAA ttgTTTGAAGTTCAAGATGAGCTTTACCAGATGATGGTGACACAGAGTGAAAATCatg CAGTGACTCTGATGAAGAccttaaaacaaaagcaggcTGAGTTGGAGATTTTTTCCGAAACAAAACCTTTGCATTATCCGGTCGCGTCTCAGAGGGTCGTTTTGCCTGCACGCAACCAGTGGGAACATCCAGAGACATCCGACAGGGGTGacatgaaattatttcaaatctCACAACAAACTGAGCAGAAGACACCCTTACAAAACATATCAGCCCCACAGCTGGAGAGGGTCCAGATGTCGGCTGAGGCCTCTGTGGTATCGGAGAGCGGCGACCGGTTTCTGGAGGATTTCCCTAGAGCCAAGCCTGTCATTG GTCTCATCCGTGTGGTTGAGTTTAGAAGTGAAGATGGCTGCTCATGTTGTTTCTTATGCCACTGCTGTCGCATAAGATCCACCAAAAATGACCTGATTGATCACCTCACCAGCTCCTCCCATCTAGTTAACTACCTG ATGGAAATTTATCCTGACCAAATACAAGCTTTGGGGGAAGTTAGTGAAGATGACTTCCAGCTTCAGTCACTGGCTGCcaaagtggaggaggaggagggcagAAGAGAGATGAAG ATAGTAAATGTACCAGAGTCCATCTGTAGTCAACTCACTGGCAAAAGTTACCACTGGT gTTTAAAGATGCTTTCAAGAGGAGGGGAACATTCCAACcttcaacaaaaaagaaaagctgtcaTAG GTCTGAACAAGATTACACCTCGACATTTGCCCAAAAAAGGCTTTGTAGCGATGCCAGAACAAGCAAAAAGAGTGAAACcgatgaagaagaaaaggaaaaggacTAATACCATGTTTAATGTGAGCCTGCCTATAGGTGAAGGTGAACTTCTGCTGGAGAGAAGATCCTTTGACACGGATCATCTTTATGAGTCATCTGCATCACCTTCATCTAAATCGGATCTAGCTACATCACCCTCTGAGGTTTTAGAAACCAGGTCTCCTATAGATAGCCCTGTAGACATTATTGATATACAGTTAGAGCTTCAAACATCTCAACTAgagcaacagctctaccaagaAGATACAGACTCTATGTCAGAAAAGCACATCACAGTCACAGTATTTCAGGGCGAAGATGGTTATGTTGGTGACAACCTGCCTGGACTAAATAAGTTAAGGGGATCTCAGGAATGCTCAAGTAAAGACTGGACATATGAAGATTTGCAGGCCCAGAATGGGGGACATTTTGCTGCTGGAGCCCACTCTGAGGAGTTTTCACCTTTTGACTCCTACTACAGAGAGGGGAGCTGTGGCACCAATATTTGGTACAGTTCAGCATCAGCTGGAGCAGAAAGGGAAGCATTGAGGCTAGAGAGAGAAAGCAATGAGATAATCTCAAGTTATGAAAAGCAGCGTCAAAACCAGCTGCCATCATGGAGCGATGCAGGTTTTCACACAGGTAGGGTGTGGGAACAACAAGTCCCCTATTTAAAGGATGCCAGGATAAACTTGGAAACTCACTCAGGAGATATTCCTGTGTACAGGGGCAGCTTTCTATTGGATCCTAGAGGACAAGTTCATGAGACTGAACAGAGACAAGCCCAGACATACACAAAATTCACTACTGACTATCACCAAACAGCTTCACAGCGTTACACGACTCCATCTACAGCGTTAGAATTCAATCCAATACAACAGAGGCTGATGTTTCATGCCTGTTACGATGCTTCATCCAGAGCCACCCAGGAGGCTTTACCCCGCACCACCCAGGGGGCTTTACTCCGCACCACCCAGGAGGCTTTACCCCGCACCACCCAGGGGGCTCTACTCCTCACCAACCAGGGTCCTTTACTCCGCACCACCCAGGGGGCTTTACTCCGCACCAACCCAAACTTTATGTATCCAGTCACAGATGGAGCTGGTTGGGGATGGACTCAGGCTGATGCCTTCATTCAGGCAGGACAATCTACGTGCTACACTCCCAGTcctgaagtttatttcagcaCTGGCATtccaaactga
- the LOC114156224 gene encoding uncharacterized protein LOC114156224 isoform X1, with amino-acid sequence MDPGGVQKDMLHHLQFCKSELLNSLEAYLNNKARLQPIIGLGTIIECVNVTSRVRETLYLCEVCACRLTKADMRNHIMGSHHRFNYIKACHPHSVSEWLGSPDLSKMAWPLMELAKVLEKKEGPGNVQLFEVQDELYQMMVTQSENHAVTLMKTLKQKQAELEIFSETKPLHYPVASQRVVLPARNQWEHPETSDRGDMKLFQISQQTEQKTPLQNISAPQLERVQMSAEASVVSESGDRFLEDFPRAKPVIGLIRVVEFRSEDGCSCCFLCHCCRIRSTKNDLIDHLTSSSHLVNYLMEIYPDQIQALGEVSEDDFQLQSLAAKVEEEEGRREMKIVNVPESICSQLTGKSYHWCLKMLSRGGEHSNLQQKRKAVIGLNKITPRHLPKKGFVAMPEQAKRVKPMKKKRKRTNTMFNVSLPIGEGELLLERRSFDTDHLYESSASPSSKSDLATSPSEVLETRSPIDSPVDIIDIQLELQTSQLEQQLYQEDTDSMSEKHITVTVFQGEDGYVGDNLPGLNKLRGSQECSSKDWTYEDLQAQNGGHFAAGAHSEEFSPFDSYYREGSCGTNIWYSSASAGAEREALRLERESNEIISSYEKQRQNQLPSWSDAGFHTGRVWEQQVPYLKDARINLETHSGDIPVYRGSFLLDPRGQVHETEQRQAQTYTKFTTDYHQTASQRYTTPSTALEFNPIQQRLMFHACYDASSRATQEALPRTTQGALLRTTQEALPRTTQGALLLTNQGPLLRTTQGALLRTNPNFMYPVTDGAGWGWTQADAFIQAGQSTCYTPSPEVYFSTGIPN; translated from the exons ATGGATCCAGGTGGGGTTCAAAAAGACATGCTGCACCATCTACAGTTCT GCAAAAGCGAGCTGCTGAACTCTCTGGAAGCATATCTGAACAACAAAGCCAGACTACAACCCATCATAG GCCTGGGCACCATTATAgagtgtgtgaatgtgactTCACGGGTCAGAGAGACATTGTACCTGTGTGAGGTGTGTGCATGCAGACTCACCAAAGCTGATATGCGGAACCACATAATGGGGAGTCACCACCGATTCAACTACATT AAAGCCTGTCACCCCCACTCAGTGTCTGAGTGGCTGGGCAGCCCTGACCTGTCTAAGATGGCTTGGCCTTTAATGGAGTTGGCTAAAGTGTTGGAGAAGAAAGAAGGACCAGGAAATGTTCAA ttgTTTGAAGTTCAAGATGAGCTTTACCAGATGATGGTGACACAGAGTGAAAATCatg CAGTGACTCTGATGAAGAccttaaaacaaaagcaggcTGAGTTGGAGATTTTTTCCGAAACAAAACCTTTGCATTATCCGGTCGCGTCTCAGAGGGTCGTTTTGCCTGCACGCAACCAGTGGGAACATCCAGAGACATCCGACAGGGGTGacatgaaattatttcaaatctCACAACAAACTGAGCAGAAGACACCCTTACAAAACATATCAGCCCCACAGCTGGAGAGGGTCCAGATGTCGGCTGAGGCCTCTGTGGTATCGGAGAGCGGCGACCGGTTTCTGGAGGATTTCCCTAGAGCCAAGCCTGTCATTG GTCTCATCCGTGTGGTTGAGTTTAGAAGTGAAGATGGCTGCTCATGTTGTTTCTTATGCCACTGCTGTCGCATAAGATCCACCAAAAATGACCTGATTGATCACCTCACCAGCTCCTCCCATCTAGTTAACTACCTG ATGGAAATTTATCCTGACCAAATACAAGCTTTGGGGGAAGTTAGTGAAGATGACTTCCAGCTTCAGTCACTGGCTGCcaaagtggaggaggaggagggcagAAGAGAGATGAAG ATAGTAAATGTACCAGAGTCCATCTGTAGTCAACTCACTGGCAAAAGTTACCACTGGT gTTTAAAGATGCTTTCAAGAGGAGGGGAACATTCCAACcttcaacaaaaaagaaaagctgtcaTAG GTCTGAACAAGATTACACCTCGACATTTGCCCAAAAAAGGCTTTGTAGCGATGCCAGAACAAGCAAAAAGAGTGAAACcgatgaagaagaaaaggaaaaggacTAATACCATGTTTAATGTGAGCCTGCCTATAGGTGAAGGTGAACTTCTGCTGGAGAGAAGATCCTTTGACACGGATCATCTTTATGAGTCATCTGCATCACCTTCATCTAAATCGGATCTAGCTACATCACCCTCTGAGGTTTTAGAAACCAGGTCTCCTATAGATAGCCCTGTAGACATTATTGATATACAGTTAGAGCTTCAAACATCTCAACTAgagcaacagctctaccaagaAGATACAGACTCTATGTCAGAAAAGCACATCACAGTCACAGTATTTCAGGGCGAAGATGGTTATGTTGGTGACAACCTGCCTGGACTAAATAAGTTAAGGGGATCTCAGGAATGCTCAAGTAAAGACTGGACATATGAAGATTTGCAGGCCCAGAATGGGGGACATTTTGCTGCTGGAGCCCACTCTGAGGAGTTTTCACCTTTTGACTCCTACTACAGAGAGGGGAGCTGTGGCACCAATATTTGGTACAGTTCAGCATCAGCTGGAGCAGAAAGGGAAGCATTGAGGCTAGAGAGAGAAAGCAATGAGATAATCTCAAGTTATGAAAAGCAGCGTCAAAACCAGCTGCCATCATGGAGCGATGCAGGTTTTCACACAGGTAGGGTGTGGGAACAACAAGTCCCCTATTTAAAGGATGCCAGGATAAACTTGGAAACTCACTCAGGAGATATTCCTGTGTACAGGGGCAGCTTTCTATTGGATCCTAGAGGACAAGTTCATGAGACTGAACAGAGACAAGCCCAGACATACACAAAATTCACTACTGACTATCACCAAACAGCTTCACAGCGTTACACGACTCCATCTACAGCGTTAGAATTCAATCCAATACAACAGAGGCTGATGTTTCATGCCTGTTACGATGCTTCATCCAGAGCCACCCAGGAGGCTTTACCCCGCACCACCCAGGGGGCTTTACTCCGCACCACCCAGGAGGCTTTACCCCGCACCACCCAGGGGGCTCTACTCCTCACCAACCAGGGTCCTTTACTCCGCACCACCCAGGGGGCTTTACTCCGCACCAACCCAAACTTTATGTATCCAGTCACAGATGGAGCTGGTTGGGGATGGACTCAGGCTGATGCCTTCATTCAGGCAGGACAATCTACGTGCTACACTCCCAGTcctgaagtttatttcagcaCTGGCATtccaaactga
- the LOC114156224 gene encoding uncharacterized protein LOC114156224 isoform X3 — translation MRNHIMGSHHRFNYIKACHPHSVSEWLGSPDLSKMAWPLMELAKVLEKKEGPGNVQLFEVQDELYQMMVTQSENHAVTLMKTLKQKQAELEIFSETKPLHYPVASQRVVLPARNQWEHPETSDRGDMKLFQISQQTEQKTPLQNISAPQLERVQMSAEASVVSESGDRFLEDFPRAKPVIGLIRVVEFRSEDGCSCCFLCHCCRIRSTKNDLIDHLTSSSHLVNYLMEIYPDQIQALGEVSEDDFQLQSLAAKVEEEEGRREMKIVNVPESICSQLTGKSYHWCLKMLSRGGEHSNLQQKRKAVIGLNKITPRHLPKKGFVAMPEQAKRVKPMKKKRKRTNTMFNVSLPIGEGELLLERRSFDTDHLYESSASPSSKSDLATSPSEVLETRSPIDSPVDIIDIQLELQTSQLEQQLYQEDTDSMSEKHITVTVFQGEDGYVGDNLPGLNKLRGSQECSSKDWTYEDLQAQNGGHFAAGAHSEEFSPFDSYYREGSCGTNIWYSSASAGAEREALRLERESNEIISSYEKQRQNQLPSWSDAGFHTGRVWEQQVPYLKDARINLETHSGDIPVYRGSFLLDPRGQVHETEQRQAQTYTKFTTDYHQTASQRYTTPSTALEFNPIQQRLMFHACYDASSRATQEALPRTTQGALLRTTQEALPRTTQGALLLTNQGPLLRTTQGALLRTNPNFMYPVTDGAGWGWTQADAFIQAGQSTCYTPSPEVYFSTGIPN, via the exons ATGCGGAACCACATAATGGGGAGTCACCACCGATTCAACTACATT AAAGCCTGTCACCCCCACTCAGTGTCTGAGTGGCTGGGCAGCCCTGACCTGTCTAAGATGGCTTGGCCTTTAATGGAGTTGGCTAAAGTGTTGGAGAAGAAAGAAGGACCAGGAAATGTTCAA ttgTTTGAAGTTCAAGATGAGCTTTACCAGATGATGGTGACACAGAGTGAAAATCatg CAGTGACTCTGATGAAGAccttaaaacaaaagcaggcTGAGTTGGAGATTTTTTCCGAAACAAAACCTTTGCATTATCCGGTCGCGTCTCAGAGGGTCGTTTTGCCTGCACGCAACCAGTGGGAACATCCAGAGACATCCGACAGGGGTGacatgaaattatttcaaatctCACAACAAACTGAGCAGAAGACACCCTTACAAAACATATCAGCCCCACAGCTGGAGAGGGTCCAGATGTCGGCTGAGGCCTCTGTGGTATCGGAGAGCGGCGACCGGTTTCTGGAGGATTTCCCTAGAGCCAAGCCTGTCATTG GTCTCATCCGTGTGGTTGAGTTTAGAAGTGAAGATGGCTGCTCATGTTGTTTCTTATGCCACTGCTGTCGCATAAGATCCACCAAAAATGACCTGATTGATCACCTCACCAGCTCCTCCCATCTAGTTAACTACCTG ATGGAAATTTATCCTGACCAAATACAAGCTTTGGGGGAAGTTAGTGAAGATGACTTCCAGCTTCAGTCACTGGCTGCcaaagtggaggaggaggagggcagAAGAGAGATGAAG ATAGTAAATGTACCAGAGTCCATCTGTAGTCAACTCACTGGCAAAAGTTACCACTGGT gTTTAAAGATGCTTTCAAGAGGAGGGGAACATTCCAACcttcaacaaaaaagaaaagctgtcaTAG GTCTGAACAAGATTACACCTCGACATTTGCCCAAAAAAGGCTTTGTAGCGATGCCAGAACAAGCAAAAAGAGTGAAACcgatgaagaagaaaaggaaaaggacTAATACCATGTTTAATGTGAGCCTGCCTATAGGTGAAGGTGAACTTCTGCTGGAGAGAAGATCCTTTGACACGGATCATCTTTATGAGTCATCTGCATCACCTTCATCTAAATCGGATCTAGCTACATCACCCTCTGAGGTTTTAGAAACCAGGTCTCCTATAGATAGCCCTGTAGACATTATTGATATACAGTTAGAGCTTCAAACATCTCAACTAgagcaacagctctaccaagaAGATACAGACTCTATGTCAGAAAAGCACATCACAGTCACAGTATTTCAGGGCGAAGATGGTTATGTTGGTGACAACCTGCCTGGACTAAATAAGTTAAGGGGATCTCAGGAATGCTCAAGTAAAGACTGGACATATGAAGATTTGCAGGCCCAGAATGGGGGACATTTTGCTGCTGGAGCCCACTCTGAGGAGTTTTCACCTTTTGACTCCTACTACAGAGAGGGGAGCTGTGGCACCAATATTTGGTACAGTTCAGCATCAGCTGGAGCAGAAAGGGAAGCATTGAGGCTAGAGAGAGAAAGCAATGAGATAATCTCAAGTTATGAAAAGCAGCGTCAAAACCAGCTGCCATCATGGAGCGATGCAGGTTTTCACACAGGTAGGGTGTGGGAACAACAAGTCCCCTATTTAAAGGATGCCAGGATAAACTTGGAAACTCACTCAGGAGATATTCCTGTGTACAGGGGCAGCTTTCTATTGGATCCTAGAGGACAAGTTCATGAGACTGAACAGAGACAAGCCCAGACATACACAAAATTCACTACTGACTATCACCAAACAGCTTCACAGCGTTACACGACTCCATCTACAGCGTTAGAATTCAATCCAATACAACAGAGGCTGATGTTTCATGCCTGTTACGATGCTTCATCCAGAGCCACCCAGGAGGCTTTACCCCGCACCACCCAGGGGGCTTTACTCCGCACCACCCAGGAGGCTTTACCCCGCACCACCCAGGGGGCTCTACTCCTCACCAACCAGGGTCCTTTACTCCGCACCACCCAGGGGGCTTTACTCCGCACCAACCCAAACTTTATGTATCCAGTCACAGATGGAGCTGGTTGGGGATGGACTCAGGCTGATGCCTTCATTCAGGCAGGACAATCTACGTGCTACACTCCCAGTcctgaagtttatttcagcaCTGGCATtccaaactga